The Brassica oleracea var. oleracea cultivar TO1000 chromosome C6, BOL, whole genome shotgun sequence genomic interval TATTAGAAATTGTGTGACCAATGAAATAATGTTAGGTTTTTAATAATTGGTTGAATTAATTGATTAAATGGTATATTCTTTAATTGATAGTTTAAATTAAAGTGTATTTTAAAAAAAATCTAAACTAAATTCTAGAGATATTGGTTGGGGTATTTTTATGATATTTCCCCTTGTTTATGGGTGTGATTGACAATTGCTGTAGAGCTCTCTACAACCACAATTATATCTACGGTCATAAATTTACATCAATCTTGATTTTATTTTTTTTAAAGCTCACATCCATTTTTTTTAAATCCACACTACTTTTTTAAACTTATTTCTTTATAATTGCTCTACAAAAACAAATACCTAAAGCTCAAATTTAGAGACTTTTAAAAATTAAAAATCTAGAGTCAAAGCAAAAAAAATCACAGCAATATTTCTAGAGCCAAAAAATGAAATTACAGCTTTTACCAATCAAAATCTATATCAGATTGTTTTAAGAAGACTGATAGTTTTTGTATGAGAATAAATTTTCACCATTTTTATGAAAACAAATTTTTTTAATTAGTTTAATTAATTTTACAAGTGACTAACATCTTCAATGCTGATGTTCTTAGTTTAAATTTTTTTATTTGATCAAATCGACTAGTTGGGAATGGCGAGCGCGGTCCAGACAGTGTGTGGTCAAGCGTACGGCGCGAGACAGTATTCATCAATGGGAATAATCTGCCAACGAGCCATGGTCTTGCACCTCGCAGCTGCAGTCCTCCTCACGTTCCTCTACTGGTACTCTGGTCCCATTCTAAAGGCAATGGGCCAAACCGTAGCCATCGCACACGAGGGTCAGGTCTTTGCACGTGGGATGATTCCTCAGATATACGCCTTCGCTCTCGCTTGCCCTATGCAGAGGTTCCTCCAGGCTCAGAACATAGTAAACCCTTTGGCTTACATGTCTTTAGGAGTTTTCTTGCTCCACACGTTACTCACGTGGCTTGTAACCAACGTGTTGGATTTTGGCTTGCTCGGTGCGGCTTTGATTCTGAGCCTCTCGTGGTGGCTGCTTGCGGCTGTGAACGGTTTGTATATCGTGATGAGCCCGAGTTGTAGGGAGACTTGGACCGGGTTTTCAGCTAGGGCTCTTACAGGGATTTGGCCTTACTTGAAGCTCACGGTAGCTTCAGCAGTCATGCTATGGTAAATGTCTATGATCTAAACCGGTTAAATCTTTTGTTTAATGAAAAGCTGAAACTAATTTTGAAATGAAAATCTTGTAGTTTGGAGATATGGTACAACCAAGGGCTAGTGATCATCTCCGGTTTACTCACCAATCCCACAATTTCCTTAGATGCAATTTCGATTTGGTAATATTTTCACCCAAACTTGAATCTCAACGGTTATATGTTAAACCGGTTTAGTGGTTTTGCAGCATGTATTACTTGAACTGGGATATGCAGTTCATGCTTGGTTTAAGTGCAGCAATCAGGTCTTAACAAAACCCAAAAAAACAGCATGCAGTTTTTTTATTTAAGTTACCCCTTTGACGTTTTGTGTTATTTTGGTTAGTGTCCGTGTGAGCAACGAGCTAGGAGCTGGAAATCCACGAGTGGCTAAGTTATCAGTGGTGGTGGTGAACATCACGACGGTTCTCATCAGCTTGTTCCTCTGTGTCGTGGTGCTCGTGTTCCGTGTCGGCCTAAGCAAAGCCTTCACCAGCGACAAAGAAGTTATAGTGGCAGTCTCTGACCTATTTCCTCTACTCGCAGTTTCCATTTTTTTAAATGGAATCCAACCTATTCTCTCTGGTAAAAACACACACAAAAGAGACCAGGTTTCTTGATTAATCTTTGTTCTTTGGATTAATCTTTGTGACATTTGAAATAAGGGGTTGCTATTGGAAGTGGATGGCAAGCAGTGGTGGCTTATGTGAATCTTGTTACTTACTATGTCATTGGTCTTCCTATTGGCTGTGTTCTTGGCTTCAAAACAAGTCTTGGAGTTGCTGTATAATCTCTCACTCTCTCTTGCTTTCTTTCTATTCTTCTTTATTTCTATGTATTGTATGTAACATAAGATTTGGGAGACATTTCATTACAGGGGATCTGGTGGGGAATGATTGCAGGAGTCATACTTCAAACCATAACTTTGATTGTTCTTACACTTAGAACTAACTGGACTTCCGAGGTAAAACACTCAAAAATAACTCTCTCTCTTTCTCTAGTCCAAAGTTATCTTACATTTAACTATGCATTTGTTGCAGGTGGAAAATGCAGCTCATAGGTTGAAAGCTTCGGCAAATGAGAGTCAAGAGATGGCTACCGAAGGAGTCTAAAATAACAGCAACATCAACTATGTTATTTTCTCCTCTGCAAAGCTATGAAATAAATAATCTTTCGTCTCTTAGTATTCAGTACAACATTTCTTTTTGTTAACTATAATGGACAAACTACAATATAATATCCTCTTCTACAAAACCTTTCTTTTGGCTTTAGATGACTACAAACATACAACTTTCTAGTAGTTTTCATAAGCCCACAAGTTCTCCCCTCTGAGAGCTAACATAATGGGAAGACCCTTCTTGTTTTTTATCATACAACACAGTTTCTCCTGCACCATCATCATCGTCTTCTTCATATTCATCCTCATCACTACTGACATCATCATCAGATTGGTAGAGTCCAGCAAGGATTGTTTTGTCTCATCTCTAAAACCAGTAAGTTCTTTACTTTCCTCTAACTTATCTCGACTAGAAGCCAATGACAAAAGCACATTTTTAGCTTTCTGATCAGGCGTTACACCACAACTCTCCATCTCCTTGTACCAACTAAGAGCGCTCCCAAAATCCTTACACCTCCCAAACGCATCCATGATAATCGTTAAGATGGTTAGATTCGCTTTGATGCCACTAAACCTCATTTTCTCATACACCTCCATAACTTTATCAAGATCATTTGCTTTGAGATAACCTTTTATCATCGTCCCATAGGTGACTACATTAGGTTCAAAACCATCTACTTATATCCTCTTGAAGAATCTCTCAGCACCTTCCATGTCAGAAGCATTTACATA includes:
- the LOC106299150 gene encoding protein TRANSPARENT TESTA 12 → MSSTETYEPLLRRLHSESQITERSSPEIEEFLGRGRSTVTPRWWLRLFVWESKLLWKLSGASIVVSVLNYMLSFVTVMFTGHLGSLELAGASIATVGIQGLAYGIMLGMASAVQTVCGQAYGARQYSSMGIICQRAMVLHLAAAVLLTFLYWYSGPILKAMGQTVAIAHEGQVFARGMIPQIYAFALACPMQRFLQAQNIVNPLAYMSLGVFLLHTLLTWLVTNVLDFGLLGAALILSLSWWLLAAVNGLYIVMSPSCRETWTGFSARALTGIWPYLKLTVASAVMLCLEIWYNQGLVIISGLLTNPTISLDAISICMYYLNWDMQFMLGLSAAISVRVSNELGAGNPRVAKLSVVVVNITTVLISLFLCVVVLVFRVGLSKAFTSDKEVIVAVSDLFPLLAVSIFLNGIQPILSGVAIGSGWQAVVAYVNLVTYYVIGLPIGCVLGFKTSLGVAGIWWGMIAGVILQTITLIVLTLRTNWTSEVENAAHRLKASANESQEMATEGV